One genomic segment of Pandoraea sputorum includes these proteins:
- a CDS encoding TonB-dependent receptor gives MMQRKPLALAMMAIFATPLAVTYAPNAMAQSPAPNAPVTNTATSAASPAAPAASAPAAALPQTEVSGTSIREEYMRDMSTVGGKVPTAIRDIPQTVTVIDKAVMQAQGATSFADALRNSPAITLGGAEGGQIGNNINLRGFNARTDIYLDGFRDRGQYYRDTFDLDAIEVLEGPSSMLFGRGSTGGVINQVSKQANLKPLNEVSGTIGTNDRYRGSFDFNHPLSDTAAFRINGFGQDIHTTRDVLYNQDWGVAPTLKLGIGTPTEITLSALVQHNRDMADYGTVGFNGNPLPISKNQFYGLTTDRTVQDVVSVTAKIEHKVDDSLKITNQTNYSRYSIDAIETSSHAVGISNGKGGFTTLPTGPTPGLPSYSLDQLSVQLQSHDRQITDTALFNQTDVVKKFDTGPIKHTLIAGAELGRDTYENQAYLRTGAGQTSGFLGWIPANSTAYLASLPNVTTSTGNLAQGSAETVAFYANDTIELNKQWKIIGGLRWDRYKAQLSNTTSAPGYATQTVNYTSVRTGVIYQPSEAQSYYFSYGTSFNPSLETLTVTNNTQALRPETNESFEVGSKWNLFDDNLSINTALFQVTKNNARTQTGTSGEYSNAGKVRIRGAEVSATGHITSNWQVMGGYMFLNSQVVQANDGTQGNVLANTPRHSLTLWSTYTLGHWEVGGGMNYMSMRYAANTNLIRVGGYTRWDATVAYHQPKYDIRFNLLNVFNKTYWDGLIQSDGGRATPGIGRTALLTGTYRF, from the coding sequence ATGATGCAACGCAAGCCGCTGGCCCTGGCGATGATGGCGATCTTCGCCACGCCGCTCGCCGTCACCTACGCCCCGAACGCGATGGCGCAAAGCCCCGCACCGAACGCGCCCGTCACCAATACTGCGACCTCGGCAGCCTCCCCTGCTGCACCTGCTGCCTCCGCACCCGCGGCGGCGCTGCCGCAGACGGAGGTCTCCGGCACGTCGATTCGCGAAGAGTACATGCGCGACATGTCGACGGTCGGCGGAAAAGTGCCGACGGCGATTCGCGACATTCCGCAAACGGTGACGGTCATCGACAAGGCGGTCATGCAGGCGCAGGGCGCGACGTCGTTCGCCGACGCGTTGCGCAACTCTCCTGCGATTACGCTGGGCGGCGCCGAGGGAGGGCAGATCGGCAACAACATCAACCTGCGCGGCTTCAACGCACGTACGGACATCTATCTCGACGGCTTCCGCGACCGGGGTCAGTACTATCGCGACACGTTCGATCTGGACGCCATCGAAGTGCTCGAAGGCCCGTCGTCGATGCTCTTCGGGCGCGGATCGACCGGGGGTGTCATCAATCAGGTGAGCAAGCAGGCGAATCTCAAGCCGTTGAACGAAGTGTCGGGCACGATCGGGACGAATGACCGGTATCGCGGCTCATTCGACTTCAACCATCCGCTCTCGGACACGGCCGCCTTCCGTATCAACGGCTTCGGTCAGGACATCCATACCACGCGCGACGTGCTGTACAACCAGGACTGGGGCGTCGCGCCGACGCTCAAGCTCGGTATCGGCACGCCCACGGAAATCACGCTCTCCGCGTTGGTCCAGCACAACCGCGACATGGCGGACTACGGCACGGTCGGCTTCAACGGCAACCCGCTGCCCATCTCGAAGAATCAGTTCTACGGGCTGACAACCGACCGCACCGTGCAGGACGTGGTGAGCGTCACGGCCAAGATCGAGCACAAGGTCGACGACAGCCTGAAGATTACGAACCAGACGAACTACAGCCGCTATTCGATCGACGCGATCGAAACGTCGTCGCACGCGGTCGGTATCTCCAACGGCAAGGGCGGCTTTACGACGCTGCCGACCGGGCCGACGCCGGGATTGCCGTCTTATTCGCTCGATCAGCTTTCCGTCCAGTTGCAAAGCCACGACCGTCAGATCACGGACACGGCACTGTTCAACCAGACCGACGTGGTGAAGAAGTTCGACACGGGACCGATCAAGCACACCCTGATCGCCGGTGCAGAACTGGGCCGCGACACGTACGAGAATCAGGCCTATCTGCGCACGGGCGCGGGGCAGACGTCGGGCTTCCTGGGATGGATTCCGGCGAACAGCACGGCGTACCTCGCCAGCCTGCCGAACGTCACGACGTCGACCGGCAACCTCGCACAAGGCTCGGCGGAGACGGTGGCGTTCTACGCGAACGACACGATCGAACTGAACAAGCAGTGGAAGATCATCGGCGGTCTTCGCTGGGACCGCTACAAGGCGCAGCTCTCGAACACGACCAGCGCACCGGGCTATGCGACGCAGACCGTCAATTACACGAGCGTGCGCACAGGGGTGATCTATCAGCCGAGCGAAGCGCAGTCGTATTACTTCTCGTACGGGACGTCGTTCAATCCGTCGCTTGAGACGCTGACAGTCACCAACAACACACAGGCGTTGCGGCCCGAGACGAACGAGTCGTTTGAAGTCGGCAGCAAATGGAATCTGTTCGACGACAATCTCTCGATCAACACCGCGCTGTTCCAGGTCACGAAGAACAATGCGCGCACGCAGACAGGCACGAGCGGCGAGTACAGCAACGCAGGCAAGGTGCGCATTCGCGGTGCTGAAGTGAGCGCGACGGGTCACATCACGTCGAACTGGCAAGTGATGGGCGGCTACATGTTCCTGAACTCGCAGGTCGTGCAGGCCAACGACGGTACGCAGGGCAACGTGCTGGCGAATACGCCGCGTCACTCGCTCACGCTGTGGTCGACGTACACGCTCGGCCACTGGGAAGTGGGTGGCGGCATGAACTACATGTCGATGCGCTACGCAGCGAACACCAACCTGATTCGTGTGGGCGGCTACACGCGTTGGGATGCCACTGTGGCCTACCATCAGCCAAAGTACGACATTCGCTTCAATCTGCTCAACGTGTTCAACAAGACGTATTGGGACGGGCTGATTCAGTCGGACGGTGGACGCGCGACGCCGGGCATCGGACGCACGGCGTTGCTCACCGGGACTTACCGTTTCTGA
- a CDS encoding Fe2+-dependent dioxygenase encodes MQLRIPNVLSDDQVRWVRTKLDNAGDAWVDGLATAGYQGAPVKQNQQIDERSPVARELGDMILAALERNPLFISAALPNKVYAPMFNRYGEGMHFGNHVDGAIRLQPGSGMRIRTDISATLFLASPDEYDGGELVIEDQYGAHQVKLAAGDMVLYPATSLHRVNPITRGVRVGCFFWVQSLVRDDTQRTLLFDMDNAIQRLNTTDADETARRTLVGCYHNLLRVWSET; translated from the coding sequence ATGCAGCTCCGAATACCGAATGTCCTCTCCGACGATCAGGTGCGTTGGGTCCGCACGAAGCTCGACAACGCGGGTGATGCCTGGGTCGACGGCCTTGCCACGGCGGGGTATCAGGGCGCGCCCGTCAAACAGAACCAGCAGATCGACGAACGCTCGCCCGTCGCGCGCGAACTCGGCGACATGATTCTGGCAGCGCTCGAACGCAATCCTCTGTTCATCAGCGCCGCGCTGCCGAACAAGGTCTACGCGCCGATGTTCAACCGCTACGGCGAAGGCATGCACTTCGGCAATCATGTGGACGGCGCGATCCGTCTGCAACCGGGCAGCGGCATGCGCATCCGCACCGACATCTCCGCGACGCTGTTTCTCGCGTCGCCGGACGAATACGACGGCGGCGAACTCGTCATCGAAGATCAGTACGGTGCGCATCAGGTGAAGCTCGCGGCAGGGGACATGGTGCTGTACCCGGCGACAAGCCTGCATCGTGTCAATCCGATCACTCGCGGTGTGCGCGTGGGGTGCTTCTTCTGGGTGCAGAGTCTCGTGCGCGACGACACGCAGCGCACGTTGCTCTTCGACATGGATAACGCCATTCAGCGTCTGAATACGACGGACGCAGACGAGACGGCACGCCGCACGCTCGTGGGCTGTTATCACAACCTGCTGCGGGTCTGGAGCGAGACCTGA
- a CDS encoding periplasmic heavy metal sensor, protein MRKLKIAAASAIVAATAMFGAAHAADTPAPATGPHAAMHHMRGDHGPWGLGNISKLHDQLKLNAQQEQAWQQAVATSKQNRDAMRKNGEQFRQMIGQAKDQQVLDLAGMRAAREKVFDQNRQLRSQTEDAWLNVYNGLNNDQKVLVSNAIKARWAKMKAWHDKAMQRRGEMHKGAPAAAPTPAPAGQAQ, encoded by the coding sequence ATGCGCAAACTGAAGATCGCCGCCGCGTCGGCAATCGTTGCCGCCACCGCGATGTTCGGCGCAGCCCATGCCGCGGACACCCCTGCGCCGGCCACCGGACCGCACGCCGCCATGCATCACATGCGCGGCGACCACGGCCCCTGGGGGCTGGGTAACATCAGCAAGCTGCACGACCAACTGAAGCTCAACGCGCAACAGGAACAGGCCTGGCAGCAAGCGGTCGCCACGTCGAAGCAGAATCGCGACGCCATGCGTAAGAACGGCGAGCAATTCCGTCAGATGATCGGTCAGGCGAAGGACCAGCAGGTGCTCGATCTGGCCGGCATGCGTGCCGCCCGCGAAAAGGTGTTCGATCAGAACCGCCAGCTTCGCAGCCAGACCGAAGATGCGTGGCTGAACGTGTACAACGGCCTGAACAACGACCAGAAGGTGCTTGTGAGCAATGCCATCAAGGCACGCTGGGCGAAGATGAAGGCCTGGCATGACAAGGCGATGCAGCGTCGCGGCGAGATGCACAAGGGAGCCCCGGCCGCGGCACCGACGCCGGCACCTGCCGGTCAGGCACAATAA
- a CDS encoding DoxX family protein, protein MQSTRDDLGKLILRLTLGILLLFHGVSKVINGVGFIEGMITSHGLPAFLAYGAYLGEVLAPVLLILGVLTRLGGLLVVGNMLVALSLVHLSQLGDLSKTGGWALELQGFYLFMGLCVILFGAGRYSVSGGRGAWD, encoded by the coding sequence ATGCAGAGCACCAGAGACGATCTCGGCAAACTGATCTTGCGCCTCACCCTCGGCATCCTGCTGCTGTTTCACGGCGTCAGCAAAGTCATCAACGGTGTCGGATTTATCGAGGGCATGATCACATCGCACGGTCTGCCAGCGTTTCTCGCCTATGGCGCGTATCTGGGTGAAGTCCTCGCCCCTGTCCTGCTGATTCTCGGCGTACTTACCCGTCTGGGTGGCCTGCTCGTCGTGGGCAACATGCTGGTCGCCCTCTCGCTGGTTCACCTGAGCCAACTGGGCGATCTGTCGAAGACGGGCGGCTGGGCGCTGGAATTGCAAGGCTTCTATCTGTTCATGGGCCTGTGCGTGATCCTCTTCGGCGCTGGCCGTTACAGCGTGTCTGGCGGTCGCGGCGCCTGGGACTGA
- a CDS encoding PaaI family thioesterase, with amino-acid sequence MELVQAQKMLEELVSPWVRQLNLQIEAVGPDESELRLPFDAAFKHGGGVICGQVFMAVADTAMVVALSAALGGFQPMTTVTLNTQFMRPVTDGDLRVIARILRRGKNLVFGEIEIFDASGKMAVHATTTYALL; translated from the coding sequence ATGGAGCTGGTGCAAGCGCAAAAGATGCTCGAAGAACTCGTCTCGCCGTGGGTGCGGCAACTGAATCTGCAAATCGAGGCCGTCGGCCCCGATGAAAGCGAGCTACGGTTGCCGTTCGATGCCGCGTTCAAGCACGGTGGCGGCGTGATCTGCGGACAGGTGTTCATGGCTGTGGCCGATACCGCGATGGTCGTGGCGTTGTCCGCCGCGCTCGGTGGCTTCCAGCCGATGACGACGGTGACGCTCAATACGCAGTTCATGCGTCCCGTCACGGATGGAGATCTGCGTGTGATCGCGCGGATTCTGCGTCGCGGCAAGAATCTGGTGTTCGGCGAGATCGAGATTTTCGACGCGTCCGGCAAGATGGCCGTGCACGCAACGACCACCTACGCGCTGCTGTGA
- a CDS encoding patatin-like phospholipase family protein, which yields MFDQIVFAGGGNRCWWQAGFWERVSRDVPLRPRVITGISAGAATACMLHMRASDWVMDYYRQVLAGNRKNAYWGNLLRRERVFPHYRIYRQALLDIYEGQLDKLAAGPEIRVGVSHIPRWLGPRSATAAGLVAYNIDKHWRRTLHPTLARSLGFRPEFVRAQDCRTTEELADLMLQSSCTPPFTPILRRGGRAVLDGGMVDNVPVDALDATPGQVLVMVTRRYPRPQIFTQHHGGQDRLYVQPSEPVPISSWDYTRPENMAPAFALGRKDGETFLRHLASM from the coding sequence ATGTTCGATCAGATCGTCTTTGCCGGCGGCGGCAACCGCTGCTGGTGGCAGGCCGGATTCTGGGAGCGCGTCTCGCGCGACGTGCCGCTGCGTCCGCGTGTCATCACAGGCATTTCGGCCGGTGCGGCCACGGCGTGCATGCTGCATATGCGGGCGTCGGACTGGGTGATGGATTACTACCGGCAGGTGCTCGCGGGCAATCGCAAGAACGCCTATTGGGGCAACCTCCTGCGACGCGAGCGGGTGTTCCCGCATTACCGAATTTATCGTCAGGCATTGCTCGACATTTACGAGGGTCAACTCGACAAGCTCGCCGCCGGACCGGAAATTCGCGTGGGCGTGTCGCACATCCCTCGCTGGCTGGGACCGCGCAGCGCGACGGCGGCCGGACTCGTGGCGTACAACATCGACAAACATTGGCGGCGCACGCTGCATCCGACGCTCGCCCGCAGTCTCGGTTTTCGTCCGGAATTCGTGCGGGCGCAGGACTGCCGCACGACGGAGGAATTGGCGGATCTGATGCTGCAATCGTCGTGCACGCCGCCGTTCACGCCGATTCTGCGACGTGGCGGCCGGGCGGTGCTCGATGGAGGGATGGTCGATAACGTCCCCGTCGATGCGCTCGATGCGACGCCCGGGCAAGTGCTGGTGATGGTGACGCGGCGGTATCCGCGTCCGCAGATCTTTACGCAGCATCATGGTGGTCAGGACCGGCTGTACGTGCAGCCGTCCGAGCCGGTGCCGATTTCAAGCTGGGATTACACGCGCCCCGAGAACATGGCGCCGGCGTTCGCGCTGGGCCGCAAGGACGGTGAGACCTTCCTGCGGCATCTGGCGTCGATGTAA